From the Mahella australiensis 50-1 BON genome, the window TTAGACGGTGCTTGCTCGCGAGACGGTTTTTCGACCAGTTCTTTAACCTTATATATACCCGGCTCTATCTGCATATACTTCAAGATGCCGTATCTGTTCACTTTATCCCATGGCACCTGCTGCACGCCCAGTACCGTTGTCTTATACTCGTTGTAGACGTCTATGAGCTGTTTCAAACACGGCGTCTTGGAATCTATGACATCGTCGCCCAGCAGCACTGCAAACGGCTCATTGCCTATAAACGAGCGGGCACAGTATATAGCATGTCCCAGCCCTCGCGGTTCTTTTTGCCGTATATAATGTATATCAACCATATTGGATATATCCTCTACAAGATGAAGCAGTTCCTCTTTGCCCTGACGCTTGAGTTCCATTTCAAGCTCTACCGATTTGTCAAAATGGTCCTCTATGGCCCGTTTGCCGCGGCCGGTAACGATTATTATATCCTCTATGCCGGAAGCTATGGCTTCTTCTACAATATATTGAATAGTAGGCTTATCAACTATAGGTAGCATTTCCTTAGGCTGAGCTTTTGTGGCCGGTAAAAATCGCGTGCCCAATCCCGCGGCTGGTATTATAGCCTTTCTGACTCGCATATATACGCCTCCTTTAGCTTTGGTTTGTTACATTAAATTTACGCCTTTTCTCAGCTTTTGTCAAACCAATTATTTTTGCAAACATGCGTGCCGGTTTATAAATCGTCGCTTTAGCAATATATTTACCCATGAGCGACATTTTTAGACCATAACAGGGCTTGCAGCTTATAAAAAATATGCTATGATAGAGTATAAGAAACGAATGATGGATAAAATAACATGCAGAGATGGAAGGTAAAGGAATATGGCTATAGAAAAGCGTAGTTCGGATACTATGGGTTTTACTCCCGTACAGAATAATTTCATAGATAATTATATAAAGGATGTCGATGGAGACTACGTAAAGGTATACCTCTGCATGTTGAGGCAATACCTTATAAGCGGTAACATGCCTGATATTAGCGTTATAGCTGATTTATCCGGCTTAAGCAGGGATAAGGTGCGCCAAGCTCAGCGCTACTGGTGCCAGGCCGGCTTTTTCAGCGCTCCCTCGAAAGCGCCGTCGGTGCAAAGCGATATATCGCTCGATGACAGGCCGTCTTACACGCCCACCGAGATAAATGCCAGCATACAAAGCAGCAATGAGATAGCTCTGCTGTTCAAAATAGCTGAAGAAAAGCTAGAGCGCCTGCTAAGCACAAATGATATACAGGTTATATACAGCTTGTACGACTGGCTGGGGTTACCCGTAGAGGTTATAATAATGTTGCTGGAGCACTGCCGATGCTTGGGCAAGCGCAATATAAGGTACATAGAGAAAGTAGCTGTGGAATGGGCGCAAAACGGCATAGACAGCATAGAAAAAGCCGAACAACACCTGCGCAGATTCGAAAAGCGCAATATCGACCACAAGAAGGTGTGCGAGCAGCTCGGTATATATGGTAATCCTACCAAACGTCAAGCTGAGTATATAGATAAATGGTTATACGAGTGGAATATGCCGCTGGATGTTGTGCTGTTGGCCTGTGACCAGACCGTAAATACGCGCGAACCGAGCTTTGCGTATATAGACGCCATACTGGAGCGCTGGCACAACGAGGGAGTATGTACGGTAGCCGATGCCGAGAAGGCGATACAGCGCTTTATAGAATCCAAAAAAGCAAAAACATCCGGTAACAAAAAACCAACGCAGACGCAAACAAAAAATAGTTTCCATAACTTCCCTCAGCGGGATTATGATTTCAAACAATTAGAACATCAGATACAGGAAAATAATTTGAAACGCTTTAAAGGTTAGAGGAGGTATATTATTGGCCAGCGCCAGGGATTATTACGACATATTTCAGCAATATCAACAGCGTAGGGACCGTGCCGAAAGGCTGCTCATAGAACGCAAGGATGAGATCTATAGGCTTATACCGGAAATAGCCAAAATAGACGACGAGATACGCCAACTCGGCATGAGCATATCCAAGGCTATGCTCAACCACGAGATAAATAGTCAACAAGCAGTCGATGAGCTTGAACATAAGCTGGAAGAGCTGCGCGACAGAAAACGTCGCCTGCTCATAAGCGCTGGCTACAGCGAGGACTATCTTTCTCCTCAATATATTTGCAAAGATTGCCAAGATACTGGCTATATAGGTGCCCAAAAATGTCATTGTCTGAGGCAGGCATTGATAGATCGGGCTTATGCACAGTCCAACCTTGGCCACATGCTTCAGGCGCAGACATTCGATACATTCGATATAACTCGCTATTCTGATCAGCCGGTAGATGGTGAGGCCATGACACCGCGCGAAAATATGGAGATGATATACGCGGCATGCCTGGCTTTTGTAGAGGATTTTGACCGTTCACCTGAAAACCTCCTTTTCTACGGCCCCACCGGTTTAGGCAAGACCTTTTTGTCCAGCTGCATAGCGCGTGAATTACTTGATCGAGGCAAGACGGTATTATATCAAACCGCTTTCAGCATATTCGAGATATTACGCGAGTATAAATTCAGCCTCAACAAATCGGACTATATACCCCAGCAATTCGATATGCTGTTAGACGTCGACCTTTTAATCATAGATGACCTCGGCACTGAGCTTAACAATAGCTTTATAAGCTCCGAGCTGTTCAATGTGCTGAATTCGCGCCTGTTAGCCGGTAAAAAGACCATAATATCCACTAATTTAACGTTATCCCAGCTCAACGACGCCTATTCCGAGCGCATTATATCGCGTATAATAGGCCATTATACGATACTGAAGTTCTACGGCGACGACATAAGAAAGCAATTGGCATAGGGCTTTCAAAGGCTCTTGAAGTCGGCATATCTGTCCTGAGCTTCCGTGAGATGGCCGCTTAAATCCGCGAGCTTTATAGGTGGTACGGCAAAGGCACAAACTCATTATTTACTTGGCTATTCAGTATTCAGCTGTTGATAGCGGTGAGATAAGATGGGGAGGCTCGACTGCATATTCAAGCAACTTATTAATCGTTGCGGTAGTAATAGTTGGTATTATGAATTGGAAAAAATGGCCGATGAATGATATAACGTTTACTGCTGACGCATGTGAAGAACCTATTTAAAGCTGGGTAAACATACAAAGATTAGAATAGGAATTTGGGTACAATTTAGCTATTGCTCAATACAAAAAGGCCCGGACGTTTAATAATTATCCGAGCCCATTTTTTCTATATGCACCAATTAGCTAAGATACTTATCCAATTTCGATAGAGCATCGATATCAAAAATATCTTCTGTTATAGCGTCAAGTTGCTCTTTAGATGCCTCGGATATCCTCTTTTCATATTCCGGCGGCAATCCATTCAGTTTCTTGCGCAATTGTTTTATAAGCGTCTGTGCTGCTCCTTTTTCAATACCCTTCTCAATGCCCTTCTCAATGCCCTTTTCAATGCCTTCGTCAAGTATTATTTTATAAGTTTCCGATTCCTGCAAGTTTAACATCTTGTCCACCTCCTTAAAAACCCTTTCTATTACGTCCTTGTTAAATACCAACCCGGAAAATATCTCGGCCTTGAATGCTATCTCTTTCTTCCTGCTTAATTCCATAGGCGCTGCTACTATAGCGTCCGTACACATTCTCAAATATTCGTCCTTCCTCATCCTGCGGCTATCCCTATCCATCAGTGGAAGCAAGGCATATAGATCATAGTATTTGGTTTTTATTACATCTTCAAATTTCGTTGCTCCTATATCTATCAGTCTATACTTATAGTTAAGTTTATTTTCTTCACCAAGCTTATATGTTATGCCGCTGTCCATATTTATTCGGTCCTTGCCCATATATATTACGGCCTGATAAATCGGCAAGCCGTACTTTTCGATAATTTCTAACGCATATCTGAGCATCCTATACGGCATCTTTTTATCATTATCCGATTGAAACTCAAGATGCACCGCCACGTCATTTCCTTCTAGCGCGCACCTGTAGACCATATCGCCGCTCCTTCGCTCAACATGCGTAAATTCTATATTGAGTTCTTCCGCGTTATTAAGCTCTACGCCTATGAAATAGGCCATCATGTCGTCTGTAATGTCTGCAAAAATATTTTTTACGGCTATATCATACGATTGATCCGGCATTTTTCCTCTCCTTATATCAATACTTAAATTATAACGTGAGTAGCGTAGCATGTCAAACAATAATCGCATAAGGGGCGCATAAAGTTATGGTTGCCTAACGAGCTTTTATAACAGTATTGCTCTTCCACTTATCGCCCTTCAGCCTACTGTAATATAAAGCACCTCTCACGAGCCAATCCACAAACATGCCTATCCATATCCCTACTACGCCCATTTTCAAAGGTATACAAAAAACGTATCCCAACACAACCCTAAATGCCCACATACCGATCATAGAAGTAAGCAGGGTATATTTTGCATCGCCTGCGCCTTTCAAACCGGCCGGCAGCACAAAAGCCGCCGGCCACAATATCGGTGTGCTGATTGAACATAGCCTCACAAGCAGCGCGGACAAGTTTATCACATCGGCATCGCGTGAGTATATGGCAACGAGTGGCCTGGCAAATATGAATGAAATGACGCACAATGCCAGCATACATAGCATAGAAACTTTTGTCAAATATAAGAGCGTGTCCCGTGCCTCATCGCTATCACCCTTGCCCATGCTCCGGCCTACCATGGTAGTCGCCGCTATACTGAGCGCATTGCCCGGAATATTGACCAAAGAAAATATTGAATTGGCTATGGAGTTAGAAGCTATGGCCACAGTCCCTAGTCCTACGATAAAAATCTGCGTGATAAGCTTTCCGCCGTTGAAGAGCAGTGATTCAATACCTGCCGGCAAACCTACCGAGAATATGGATCGCTGCATGTAACTATCGATCTTAAACTGCTTGAGGCCGGTCAATTTTATTATTTTGGAACCGTTAAACAATATAAACATTATGATCCCTGTCCCTATGGCACGCGCTATGGCTATGCCCAGCGCCGCTCCCATTACTTCCAAGCGAGGGATAGACAGGTCAATGGAAAAAATATTTATCCTCAAGCCATAGATCAAAACATAGCTTAAAATTATATTGACGATGTTCATAAAGACAGTGACGACCATCGGCGTTTTAGTATCACTCGCCCCGCGCAAAACGCCGCACGCTATAGCTGTCAACGATATTAATGGATATGTGAATAGTGTTATGCCAAGATATGTATATGAATACTGCATAACCCTTTCATCAGCTGCACCGAATAGGAAGTTTATAAGCGGTACTTGAAATATCCATAAAGCCACCGTAACTATGATAGACAGTAAGAGGCCGGAAAATAGAGCCTGCTTGACGGTTTCATTGGCTTCGCGTATCTTTCCTTGACCGGCATACTGCGCCACCACTACCGTACTGCCCACCGCAAGGGATGAGAAAAAGGCTATCAGTATGTTGTTGATTGAATCCACCATCCCTATGGCCGATACCGCCTCTTTGCCTATACGGCTGGCTAATACGGTATTCACTACCCCCATAGACATCACGAAGATCTGCTCCGTAATGATAGGTATAGTGAGCCTGAATACATCGCTGCGTATAACTATTTTACTCATCCCCATGCTTCCTCCCGGCCTGCATAAGCAATAAATGAATGACCTGCCTATATGAATCTTTTGGGCAGGCTATTTTATTATGCTAATACATATCACCACGAAATGCAAGAAAAAGATTCGGCATGAGCATGCTGTTTCTGTGGATCGGCATAAAACTGCCTTCTATCTCTCCTTCCCCAACATATACCACTATTATGGCTATAACATCTGCTTTATTGATAACGTTACATAGAATATTATCTTTATTTAATAAGCATCTCGGTTCAATTTAAAATCTTGAGACGCAGATGTAAATATAGAAAACTGCATATATATAATACATAAAGGAACGTTTTATTAACATGTACTTTGTGGAGTAATTATATTAAAGTAGTTTAAAGGGGCTTTTAACCCCTTCCTTCATAGCTTAGCGCATAAATTAATAAGATAAATGTCTTAAATACGTGGTAACAATACCACATGTGGCATATCATAATATTATCCTTTAATTGCACCTGCAAGTCCCTCAACAAAAGTGTTCTGGAAACAAATATATACAATCAATACTGGAACTATGCTAATCAACGCTCCGGCGGTCAATAGACCATAGTTAGTGCTGTACTGGCCTATAAAACTGGCTAAGCCAGCCGGTACTGTTCGCATAGTATCATCTGTGAGAAAAACTGATGCAAGCAAATATTCATTCCAGGTAGACAAGAAATCCATGATCATTAAAGTTCCTAAAGCTGGTTTACTTAGTGGCAGTATTATATTCCAAAAGAGCCGTGCAGTAGAACATCCATCTATTAATGCGGCTTCATCCAATTCTTTAGGTATTGTCCTCATAAAACCTCTTAACACTAATATGCCGAACGGTATGCCAAACCCTAAATATACGATAAAAATACCTAGATATGTGTTAATTAAATTCAAACGACTCAATGCTATGTTAAGAGGAATTAAAGTAACCTGCATAGGTATCATCATTCCTATAAGAAAAAAGATAAATATCCTGGTACCGCTATTTTTATTGCTAAGCCTAGTAATATAGAATGCTGCCAAAGCTTCAATCAATATACCTAAAGGAACTTTTATTATAGAAATTATGAAACTATTTTTCATATATACGCCCAAATTGCCGTTTATCCAAGCTTTTACAAAATTTCCCCATTGTAAAGTTTGTGGCAAAGAAAATATTGGTCTGCTATAAAAATCTTGATTGCTCTTTAAGGCAGTAATCAAAATAAAAAATATGGGCACAAGCCAGACTATGGATATTAATGTCATAAATATATAAAAAATCACTTCTCCAACGCGCTTTTTGCTCATTGCTATATTACCTCCCTCTAGTCTCTAGCCATATATAATACATATGGTATTATTACGATCATTAAAACAACAACCATTACCCATGCAATTGCCGAACCTATTCCCAATTTAGAGAACATAAAGGACTGTTGATACATCCATGTTGCTAATACCTGAGTACTATTACCGGGCCCTCCGTTAGTCATAACAGAAATTATATCATAAACTTTCAATGAGTTTATAATTTGAGTTGCAAAAACGATCACAAAAGTTTCTCTTAATAACGGTATAATTATGCTAAAAAATGTCCTAAACTTGCCTGCACCATCGATTAAAGCAGCTTCCAAATAATCTTTTGAAATAGTCTGAAGGCCGGAAAGGAACAAAACCATGGGTGCTCCCAACCCTTGCCAGAGCGCTGCCACATATACTGCATATAAGGCTATTTGTGGATCTGACAGCCATGCCTTCGTAAGCCCATGAAGCCCTAAAACTTCTAACAAGCCATTTATCAAACCAAGTTGCGGATGATACATCCAAGTCCATATTAAAGCAACAACAACGCCACTTAAAGTATAAGGGAAATAAATTATTCCTCTATATGCGACTCTGCCTTTAAATTCTCTATTTAGTGCAACGGCTATTAATAATGCTATGCTGACTGTAAAAACTACTGTCAATATAGTCCAAATTATATTGTTTTTTAAAGATATTTGGAAAACATTATCTTTTAAAAAAAGATATACATAATTATCAAAGCCGACAAATTTCATTTTGCCGACACCATCCCAATTATAAAAGCTAATAAATAATGAATATATGGATGGCACTACTATCACAAACAAGTATATAAGCAAGGCTGGTAAAATAAACCAAAATTTACCCTTTCCTGCATTTTCTTTCATTATAGCAGCTCCTTTCTGAAAATATTACCATTTAGGTACTCGCGAAATATAGCTGGCATTGCAATGCCAGCTATATTTTAGTAAATAATTAATGTTTACTGGATAATATAAAGTAAACTAATTATTTGAATTTTTATATTCTTCTACAGCTTGTTGCATAAACTGTGCCGCTTGCTCAGATGTCATCTTAGCAAGGCCTATAGAATCTAATGCTTCAAATAATTTGTTTACAACTTCCTGAGGAAGCGCCTGATCCGTTATGGTAAAAGTACCATATTCATTCATTGAGTCAACAACTTGTGGTACCAATACTAAATTATCGGGCAACTTATTATCTTTATATGGTAAAGGTTGCTGCAACTGATATTTCTCTACAGTCTCAGGAGAATACATAAATTCCACGAAATTCATGCATTGATCCAATTTTTCATCAGACAAATCCGCATTAAATTGTATCATTTCTATAAAAGCACTCATTCTGTTGGCCTCTGCTGTCAATGGCATTTTAAAGAAACCATATTTAGAAACATCTTGTCCATCAGCTATAAGCGAATTAGTTTCAAACCACGGTCCTTCTATATCCATTGCCGCTTTATCTTGATAAAGTAACAACTTAGTATCATTTGGATCTGCAGTAAGGTACCCTTCTGGAAAATAACCTTTATCTATCCATTCCTTTAATTTTGCAAATGATTTTACAACGCCTTCCTGCGACCAATCAGCATCTAAAGTGAGCAACTTATCATGAGTTTCACTTCCACAATACATTTCAAGTAGCTCTTCCCAAATCCTCATAACATGCCATCCATATTTGCCTGCAGTAGATATGGGGGTTATGCCATTGCTTTTTAAAGTAGCTAAAGCTTTTTCAAAATCATCAAAAGTTTGTGGAATCGCCATATTATATTTTTCAAATATATCTTTTCTATAAAACATTCCTAATGCATTTATAACAAACGGGTAACCAGCAAGTTGACCATCTAATGTTGCTAATTCCAAAGCTGCTGGCATAAACTTGTCTCCCCAATTATGAGCCTTGGCATATTCGGTTAAATCATATGACAAACCATTCTCGGGATAATAAGAACCCAAGCTACCCCCCCAATTGCGCCATATATCCGGTAGGGTCTTAGATGAAGCAGCTATTTTTAAATTCTTTTTTTGATCGTCTGTGCTGTTGAAACTAACTTTTATCTTTACATTTGGATTCTGCTGTTCATACTCTTTGATCACAGAAGAAATCGCATCTTGATTACTAGTTAATGTCATAAAACTTATAGTAGTTTTAGCATCACTCTGTGTACCATCCTCTTGCTCATTCGTTGTACCAGTATCAGACGTGTCATTTTGGGTTTGTGTACCTGTGTTCCCGCAACCAGCCATTATTGTAACGATCAAAGTCATCATAACCACACATGCCAATATTTTTCTTAACTTATTATTCATCTTCATACCTCCAAAATAATCATTTATTTCTACCTAGTCATGGTAGATACCGGAACAAGAAATCTTTGTATATCATTAATTCATTCCCAACATCAGCTACAACAACAAAATAATCACCTCCATGATACATTTATTCGAGCACTTCTCTGTTAACGCGTTCATTATAACATCACATTTTATATTTGTAAATAGTTTTTTAAAAAATTTTATTGACATTACTTCTTAAAACAGCTATTATAAGAGTAAATATTGAATATATGTTTATATAAATATATTTAGATTAATGCTTATATTAATAAATCCGCTAGGCATTATTAAATTTTTTAATAATATTTTAGCAGAAAGGAAGTGTTCTATGGATATCGATAAATTGCAAAATAAGGCTGTGGATATACGCAAAGAACTGCTTACAATGATATATGAAGCAGGAGGAGGCCATGTCGGTGGCTCTTTATCATCTGTGGATATACTGGTAGCATTGCATTATGGCGTGATGAGGCTGGACCCAAGAAATCCTAAATGGGAGCAAAGAGATCGTTTCATACTGAGCAAAGGCCACAGTGTAGAAGGATACTATGCTATACTCTGCGATATAGGGTTTTTCTCCAAAGATGAGCTTAAAACATACAGAAAATTTGATAGCAAGCTGATAGGCCATCCTTCTAACAAAGTCCCCGGTGTAGAGGCCAGCACAGGTGCTCTTGGCCATGGCCTATCCATAGGCATAGGCATGGCTTTAGCAGGAAAAATGGATGCCAAAGATTATAAGGTTTACGTCTTAATGGGCGACGGCGAGCAAGCTGAGGGCTCGCTCTGGGAGGCCGCTATGGCTGCAGGCAACTATAAACTCGATAATCTAATAGGTATTATAGACAGAAATGGGCTGCAGATAAGCGGCTCCACTGAAGATGTTATGAAGCTTGAAAGCCTTAAAGATAAATGGACATCATTTGGCTGGCATATCCAATCCCTCGACGGACATGACATAACAGGCTTAATAAGGGCATTTCAGAGCATACCCGTACAAAAAGGCAAACCCCATCTGATAATTGCAAATACCATAAAGGGCAAAGGCGTACCTTTCATGGAGAATGACCCGGCTTGGCACCACAAAGTGCCTGACAGCCAGCAATTAAACATGGCGCTGCAGGCTTTGGATGCTCAATATAAGGAGGTAAGATGACTATGGCAAATTTGCTCGCTTGCAGAAAGGCTTTTACCGACGCTCTGCTTGAATGCGCAAAAGCAGACAGCAGTATAGTGGCCGTCACATCCGATGCCAGAGGTTCGGTCACCCTGGATAAGTTCGCAGCAGAGCTTCCTCGTCAATTCGTCGAGGTCGGCATCGCCGAACAAAACCTGATAGGTATAGCTTCAGGCTTAGCTTTATCCGGTAAAAAACCGTTTGCATGCAGCCCGGCATGCTTTGTATCCGCAAGAAGCATGGAGCAGGTAAAGCTCGACATCGCATATAACAACAGCAACGTAAAGGTAATAGGCGTAAGCGGAGGTGTAAGCTATGGCCCATTAGGCGCCAGCCATCATTCTTTAAATGACATAGCCGTGATGAGAACTATGCCAGGCTTGACCGTTATACTGCCATGCGATGCGCGTGAAACGTCTCAGATGGTAAAGTCCTTAGCAAAATGGAGCGGCCCTGCCTACGTAAGGATGGGTAGGAATCCTGTACCGGATGTCTACGAGGATGATGATATGCCCTTCGAAATAGGCAAAGCAAATACTTTACTCGACGGCGATGATATCACTATAATAGCTACCGGCGAGATGGTAAGGCACGCCTTAAACGCGGGTATAATGCTTAGGAATAAAGGCATACATGCACGCGTAATAGATATGCATACCATAAAGCCGTTAGATGAAGATGCAATACTAAAAGCGGCACAGGAAACCGGCAATGTTATAACTGTGGAAGAACATTATGCTTATGGAGGACTGGGCTCGGCCATAACGGAGTTAACAGCTCAGCGCTGCCCTATCCCAGTTAGTATAATGGCTTTTCCGGATGAGTACGCAATAACTGGCGAGCAGGACCAGGTCCTGAACTATTACGGCCTAACAGCCGATGGAATATATAATACGGCGTTGAATATGCTGGAACAATAAAGGAGAATAATATGATGACTGAACGCTGGGGAATATTCGAATTAACACTAAACGGCCCGCAAACAGGCAACCCTTTTGTAGACGTAACTTTTGGCGCACTATTCAAGCATCAAAACAGGGTTATTCATACGGATGGATTCTACGATGGCGATGGAATATACAAGGTCAGATTCATGCCCGATAAGGAAGGAACATGGGCATATTCCACGTTTAGCAACTGCAGCGAATTGGACGGAATGATAGGAGAATTCGAATGCATAATGCCTTCGGCGCAAAACCACGGACCTGTACGCGTAAAGGATGAGTATCACTTCGCATACGAGGACGGCACGCCTTACCTCCCCTTTGGCACGACATGTTACGCTTGGATTCACCAAGGCGATGAGATGGAAGAAAAAACGCTGGCCACACTGGCCGATGCCCCTTTCAATAAAATGCGTATGTGCGTTTTCCCTAAACATTACGATTATAACACCAACGAACCGGTGTATTATCCATTTGAAGGCTCGTTGGAAGAGGGCTGGGATTTCACCAGATTTAATGTTGAATTCTTCAGGCATATGGAAAAAAGGATAGGCGAGCTTCTGGCATTGGGTATAGAGGCCGATCTGATATTATTCCACCCATATGACCGCTGGGGCTATTCAACCATGGACTGCGAAAGCGACGAGCGCTATCTGCGCTACATAACGGCGAGGTTATCGGCATACCGAAATATATGGTGGTCAATGGCCAACGAATATGACCTTATGCAAGCCAAAAATTTGATGGATTGGGACAGGTTTTTTAAGCTTATACAGCAATGCGATCCATACCAGCACCTGCGTTCGGTACACAATTGCCACACCTTTTATGATCATGGTAAGCCATGGGTGACCCACTGCAGCATACAGCATTCGGACCTAACAAAGGTTACCGAGTGGCATAAACTCTATAAAAAGCCCGTAGTAGTCGATGAATGCTGCTATGAAGGCAATATAGCGCACAATTGGGGTAATATAACGGCGCAGGAAATGGTACACCGTATATGGGAAGGCACTATACGCGGCGGATACGTGGGCCACGGCGAAACCTATGTCGATCCCAATGATATTTTATGGTGGTCAAAAGGCGGGATCCTACATGGTCAAAGCCCGGAAAGACTATCTTTTTTACGTCAGCTTCTGGAACAAAGCCCTCAAGACTTAATGCCCATCGATATAGGATACAGTTATGATGTTTTATATGCTCTAAGCAAGAATGATGAATACTTCCTGGCCTATTGTGGCAGTGGGCAATCCGCTTACAAGGACATAGCATTGTCCGATCAAAGCAGCTATACCATAGAGGTCATAGATGCATGGGATATGACCGTGACACCGTTAGATGGGGTTTTCAGAGGCAAATGTAGAGTTAAGTTACCTGCCAAGCCTTATATAGGCCTGCGCATACGAAAGGTCGAATAACAATGCAGCAAGATAGGCTTATATTGTCAATAGATCAGAGCACATCGGGCACCAAGGCGATATTATATGATAAAAAAGGCAACATTGTGGAAAACAGCTATACCCTACATAGCCAGATTTATCCCAGGCCGGGCTGGGTAGAGC encodes:
- a CDS encoding ABC transporter substrate-binding protein, yielding MNNKLRKILACVVMMTLIVTIMAGCGNTGTQTQNDTSDTGTTNEQEDGTQSDAKTTISFMTLTSNQDAISSVIKEYEQQNPNVKIKVSFNSTDDQKKNLKIAASSKTLPDIWRNWGGSLGSYYPENGLSYDLTEYAKAHNWGDKFMPAALELATLDGQLAGYPFVINALGMFYRKDIFEKYNMAIPQTFDDFEKALATLKSNGITPISTAGKYGWHVMRIWEELLEMYCGSETHDKLLTLDADWSQEGVVKSFAKLKEWIDKGYFPEGYLTADPNDTKLLLYQDKAAMDIEGPWFETNSLIADGQDVSKYGFFKMPLTAEANRMSAFIEMIQFNADLSDEKLDQCMNFVEFMYSPETVEKYQLQQPLPYKDNKLPDNLVLVPQVVDSMNEYGTFTITDQALPQEVVNKLFEALDSIGLAKMTSEQAAQFMQQAVEEYKNSNN
- a CDS encoding transketolase; amino-acid sequence: MDIDKLQNKAVDIRKELLTMIYEAGGGHVGGSLSSVDILVALHYGVMRLDPRNPKWEQRDRFILSKGHSVEGYYAILCDIGFFSKDELKTYRKFDSKLIGHPSNKVPGVEASTGALGHGLSIGIGMALAGKMDAKDYKVYVLMGDGEQAEGSLWEAAMAAGNYKLDNLIGIIDRNGLQISGSTEDVMKLESLKDKWTSFGWHIQSLDGHDITGLIRAFQSIPVQKGKPHLIIANTIKGKGVPFMENDPAWHHKVPDSQQLNMALQALDAQYKEVR
- a CDS encoding transketolase family protein, which codes for MANLLACRKAFTDALLECAKADSSIVAVTSDARGSVTLDKFAAELPRQFVEVGIAEQNLIGIASGLALSGKKPFACSPACFVSARSMEQVKLDIAYNNSNVKVIGVSGGVSYGPLGASHHSLNDIAVMRTMPGLTVILPCDARETSQMVKSLAKWSGPAYVRMGRNPVPDVYEDDDMPFEIGKANTLLDGDDITIIATGEMVRHALNAGIMLRNKGIHARVIDMHTIKPLDEDAILKAAQETGNVITVEEHYAYGGLGSAITELTAQRCPIPVSIMAFPDEYAITGEQDQVLNYYGLTADGIYNTALNMLEQ
- a CDS encoding DUF5060 domain-containing protein translates to MMTERWGIFELTLNGPQTGNPFVDVTFGALFKHQNRVIHTDGFYDGDGIYKVRFMPDKEGTWAYSTFSNCSELDGMIGEFECIMPSAQNHGPVRVKDEYHFAYEDGTPYLPFGTTCYAWIHQGDEMEEKTLATLADAPFNKMRMCVFPKHYDYNTNEPVYYPFEGSLEEGWDFTRFNVEFFRHMEKRIGELLALGIEADLILFHPYDRWGYSTMDCESDERYLRYITARLSAYRNIWWSMANEYDLMQAKNLMDWDRFFKLIQQCDPYQHLRSVHNCHTFYDHGKPWVTHCSIQHSDLTKVTEWHKLYKKPVVVDECCYEGNIAHNWGNITAQEMVHRIWEGTIRGGYVGHGETYVDPNDILWWSKGGILHGQSPERLSFLRQLLEQSPQDLMPIDIGYSYDVLYALSKNDEYFLAYCGSGQSAYKDIALSDQSSYTIEVIDAWDMTVTPLDGVFRGKCRVKLPAKPYIGLRIRKVE